In Roseinatronobacter monicus, a genomic segment contains:
- a CDS encoding DUF1778 domain-containing protein has product MLGFHDTTRAIDERNEARMNFRTKPRIKTAIQQAAALSGVDDSVFTMNAAYQAALATIAAHERTVLQPVDHEAFFAVLDAPAAPTEALRAAFRRHSKTVVSQ; this is encoded by the coding sequence ATGCTTGGTTTCCACGACACCACGCGCGCGATCGATGAGCGCAACGAGGCCCGGATGAATTTCCGGACGAAGCCGCGCATCAAGACTGCGATCCAGCAGGCGGCGGCGCTTTCTGGCGTCGACGATTCCGTCTTCACGATGAATGCCGCTTACCAGGCAGCGCTGGCAACGATCGCAGCGCATGAACGGACGGTGCTGCAGCCGGTCGATCATGAGGCGTTCTTCGCAGTGCTTGATGCGCCGGCGGCGCCGACTGAGGCCCTGCGCGCGGCCTTCCGTCGGCACAGCAAAACAGTTGTGTCGCAGTAA